The Buttiauxella selenatireducens genome has a window encoding:
- a CDS encoding FAD-dependent oxidoreductase: MKKLNVDVVVIGAGVVGCAVTRRFVLEGARVLLIEKSSDILSGASKANSAILHTGFDAPPDSTELSCMQRGYREYLEISGQLNLPILKTGAVVAAWNQDEMASLPGIMAQAKQNGVADVQMLDRASLLKREPFLSPEVLGDC; this comes from the coding sequence ATGAAGAAATTGAACGTTGATGTCGTCGTGATTGGTGCCGGTGTTGTCGGTTGCGCGGTCACTCGCCGCTTTGTCCTCGAGGGGGCTCGCGTTCTGCTGATTGAAAAAAGCAGCGATATTCTGTCGGGGGCCAGCAAAGCCAACAGCGCCATCTTGCACACCGGGTTTGATGCTCCGCCAGACAGTACCGAATTATCCTGTATGCAACGAGGCTACCGCGAATATCTGGAAATTTCCGGTCAGCTGAATCTGCCGATATTAAAAACGGGCGCTGTGGTGGCTGCCTGGAATCAGGATGAGATGGCAAGTCTGCCTGGCATTATGGCGCAGGCCAAACAAAATGGTGTTGCAGATGTGCAAATGCTGGATCGCGCAAGCTTACTAAAACGCGAACCTTTTCTGTCTCCTGAAGTATTGGGGGATTGTTAG
- a CDS encoding ABC transporter permease — MKSSRSRVNLVLDLAPILLLIILLLVFGVVDNRIVSLNNLNIIMLQATSVALMGLGLFWILLTGEIDLSAGHLVSFCAVTMGTLLSSGTGLAPALAIGFFACLTFGFLNGLMVTVLKLPSFIATLVTMLFLQGATLMVAKTGTILVFNPLLRSFGAFTSSLWFPPTVVFVCLMALLCWWISRRTAFGLKTYAVGSSAERAELAGISVKKQKIGVFVLSSVFVFLTATVFISRIPVVNPNVGGVSLLLDAIAAAVIGGTSLFGGRGSVGGVICGALIISLLTAALRILGVEPSSLDLYKGAIIICILLLDQSINFARNHRKQVSQ, encoded by the coding sequence ATGAAGTCATCGCGTTCGCGGGTAAATCTGGTGTTGGACCTGGCTCCGATACTGCTGTTAATCATTCTGCTGCTGGTGTTCGGTGTGGTGGATAACAGAATTGTTTCATTAAATAATTTAAATATCATCATGTTACAGGCAACGTCAGTTGCGCTGATGGGATTGGGATTATTTTGGATCCTACTGACAGGCGAAATTGACTTATCAGCCGGTCACCTGGTTTCATTTTGCGCCGTCACCATGGGCACGTTGCTCTCCTCCGGGACGGGTCTGGCACCCGCGTTAGCGATTGGCTTCTTTGCGTGTCTGACCTTTGGATTTCTAAACGGTCTGATGGTGACTGTTCTCAAATTACCGTCGTTTATTGCCACTTTAGTCACGATGTTGTTCCTGCAAGGGGCAACATTGATGGTGGCGAAAACCGGCACCATTCTCGTGTTTAACCCATTGCTGCGCAGCTTTGGGGCATTTACTTCTTCACTGTGGTTTCCGCCAACCGTCGTGTTTGTCTGTTTAATGGCGCTCCTGTGCTGGTGGATTTCACGCCGTACTGCTTTCGGTTTGAAGACCTACGCGGTCGGTTCGTCAGCTGAACGCGCCGAGTTGGCAGGTATTTCTGTGAAAAAACAGAAGATTGGCGTTTTTGTTCTCTCTTCTGTGTTTGTTTTCCTGACGGCAACCGTGTTCATTTCACGTATCCCTGTCGTCAATCCGAACGTTGGCGGTGTCAGTCTGCTGCTGGATGCGATAGCGGCGGCGGTCATTGGCGGTACGAGCTTATTCGGTGGTCGGGGGAGCGTTGGCGGAGTGATTTGCGGTGCGCTCATCATCAGTTTACTCACGGCAGCACTGCGTATCTTAGGTGTCGAACCTTCCAGTCTGGATCTCTATAAAGGTGCAATCATAATTTGCATTCTTCTTCTCGATCAGAGCATTAACTTTGCTCGCAATCACCGTAAGCAGGTGTCGCAATGA
- a CDS encoding sugar ABC transporter substrate-binding protein has translation MFINKTGVASAVMLALVASASTFAAEKVPVIGVVAIDLQNSFFVRMRQAGDEAAKDYGVKVIWQGSEGSLEKEISNIENFVNQGVDVILVDPLDRAAIANAVQKAKAKNIPVVAMGNKVDGNWNYNTLYPDYSNMSTVARALAKKLDGKGEVALLVGGKGNYVSDTRENAFRDVMSKEFPGIKLVGVEATNWDSTRSSDAMQTWLSTYPNLKGVGCFADSICVAAKAIADANGRPISFASYEGDPEMFPHVSDGSNVVDVLNGASRVGYWNIAVAARLAKGAKYPTDLFMPTYFVTSDKTAAELKANGLSFPYITPSKAELVAKDYRTEMSPSKPDSAMTVAEQ, from the coding sequence CTGCGGAAAAAGTACCGGTAATCGGTGTGGTTGCCATTGATCTGCAAAACTCATTTTTTGTACGGATGAGACAGGCGGGTGATGAGGCGGCAAAAGATTATGGCGTTAAGGTTATATGGCAGGGTTCTGAAGGTAGCCTTGAGAAAGAAATCTCAAATATTGAAAACTTTGTTAACCAGGGTGTCGATGTCATTTTAGTTGATCCTCTTGATCGTGCTGCTATTGCCAATGCGGTTCAAAAAGCGAAAGCAAAAAATATTCCTGTGGTTGCCATGGGTAATAAAGTCGATGGTAACTGGAATTACAACACGCTTTATCCCGACTATTCCAATATGAGTACGGTCGCCCGTGCATTAGCCAAGAAACTCGATGGCAAAGGCGAGGTGGCTCTACTGGTTGGCGGAAAAGGCAACTATGTCTCTGACACTCGCGAAAATGCGTTTCGCGATGTGATGTCAAAAGAGTTCCCTGGTATCAAACTGGTGGGAGTCGAAGCAACCAACTGGGACAGCACGCGTTCTTCTGATGCCATGCAAACATGGTTATCAACCTATCCAAATTTAAAAGGCGTGGGTTGTTTCGCCGATTCAATCTGCGTTGCGGCAAAAGCGATTGCGGATGCGAATGGCCGTCCTATTTCATTTGCCAGCTATGAAGGCGACCCTGAAATGTTCCCTCATGTCAGCGATGGCTCGAATGTCGTTGATGTATTAAACGGTGCATCTCGAGTGGGTTACTGGAATATTGCCGTTGCTGCTCGTCTCGCCAAAGGGGCGAAATACCCAACAGATCTGTTTATGCCTACCTATTTTGTTACATCAGATAAAACGGCGGCTGAATTAAAAGCTAATGGTCTGAGCTTCCCCTATATCACTCCGTCTAAGGCCGAATTGGTAGCGAAGGATTACCGTACAGAAATGTCACCTTCGAAGCCTGACTCAGCCATGACAGTCGCTGAACAGTAA
- a CDS encoding ATP-binding cassette domain-containing protein, translated as MVLFVIILIAVAVFGIATPDYLSPENLLNIGQQTSVIATVAYAITAVIICKGIDISVGSVLAASGILAALIMQNTGIPGWLGIIVVILIGAGFGLLNGTLISVIGISPFVTTLAVYAFARGVALSFSGSQSVAVDSSLYLWFGHTDIAGIPVSLLIAVVLAALWMFLLNRTIFGRWVYATGGNTEAAHASLIPVRVTCTLIYVFAGASAGIGALLTTGRVGSAQPLAGFGLEFSAITAAIIGGARLAGGQGSILGTALGALLLGVVNTGLSFLQVSQQVNYFVTGGFVLVAVLLSQRGLLQGMSLKALFPPKNVSLSSGENITQSVNSIELKGISKIFPGVKALSNVSLRLNRGEVVALMGENGAGKSTLVKVLSGIYHPEEGGIWLDDAEIKLTSPAESRRAGISIIHQHFSLIPELTVAENLALAQTKLPRYFGIALNRKKMRQHARTLINELQLDVDPDAKVAELTIGQCQMVEVAKAMMADAWLIVMDEPTSALTNPERDQLYLLIDRLLKRNCCVLYISHKMQEIYTLASRAVVLRDGQKVGEAPLPKTSESELINMMVGRDIGNVFPWHETVPGEALLEVKDLSAGGLLQNINLTVRHGELVALTGLMGSGRTELMRCIAGLGHFNHGSITLDAQKMTSGHARRASQLGVAYVPEDRHKEGFIGSMSLKDNISLRWILHNSFVGILRRQAIAKLAKNIITQLGVRPSNPENLVASLSGGNQQKIVIGKWLATRPRLLLLDEPTNGVDVGAKFEIHNLIAELKQQGMGILMVSSELPEALGVADRIIVLSKGRIAGELPRGATEEQVMSLAFKYV; from the coding sequence ATGGTTTTATTTGTCATTATCCTTATTGCCGTGGCGGTGTTTGGTATTGCTACACCCGATTATTTATCCCCGGAAAATCTGCTTAATATTGGCCAGCAAACCTCAGTGATAGCGACTGTTGCCTATGCGATAACGGCGGTCATCATCTGTAAAGGTATTGATATTTCAGTCGGAAGCGTCCTGGCAGCAAGCGGAATTCTGGCAGCACTGATTATGCAAAATACAGGCATACCAGGCTGGCTGGGTATCATAGTCGTGATTTTGATAGGTGCAGGATTTGGCCTGTTAAATGGCACACTGATTAGTGTCATTGGCATCAGTCCTTTTGTTACGACTCTTGCGGTTTATGCTTTTGCCCGTGGTGTTGCGCTGAGCTTTTCCGGTTCGCAGTCGGTAGCTGTCGATTCTTCATTATATTTATGGTTTGGTCATACCGATATTGCAGGTATTCCAGTCAGTTTGCTTATTGCTGTTGTACTGGCCGCATTATGGATGTTCTTGCTTAATCGCACCATATTTGGCCGCTGGGTGTACGCCACTGGCGGAAATACAGAGGCTGCTCATGCATCATTAATACCGGTGCGAGTCACCTGTACGCTAATTTATGTATTTGCAGGTGCCAGCGCCGGGATTGGCGCATTGCTCACCACGGGGCGAGTCGGCTCAGCACAGCCACTGGCAGGGTTTGGCCTGGAGTTTTCTGCCATTACAGCTGCAATTATTGGTGGTGCGAGACTGGCAGGCGGGCAGGGTTCTATTTTAGGTACGGCGCTGGGCGCACTGTTACTGGGCGTGGTGAATACCGGGCTCTCCTTTTTGCAAGTTTCCCAACAGGTCAATTACTTCGTCACCGGGGGATTTGTGCTGGTCGCCGTATTGCTCAGCCAGCGTGGCCTCCTGCAAGGGATGAGCCTCAAAGCGTTATTTCCGCCAAAAAACGTCAGTTTGTCTTCAGGTGAAAATATTACCCAGTCGGTTAATAGCATTGAATTAAAGGGTATTTCTAAAATATTCCCTGGGGTGAAGGCCCTATCTAACGTTTCATTGCGCCTGAATCGTGGAGAAGTGGTGGCGTTAATGGGGGAAAACGGTGCGGGTAAATCCACGCTAGTAAAAGTGCTTTCTGGGATTTATCACCCGGAAGAAGGCGGAATATGGCTCGATGATGCCGAAATCAAATTAACTTCGCCAGCAGAAAGCCGTCGGGCAGGCATTTCGATTATTCATCAGCATTTCAGCCTGATCCCAGAATTAACAGTGGCAGAGAATCTGGCACTGGCGCAGACAAAACTTCCACGGTATTTCGGCATTGCCCTTAACCGGAAAAAAATGCGCCAGCATGCACGAACATTAATTAATGAATTACAGCTTGATGTCGATCCGGATGCGAAAGTTGCAGAACTGACAATCGGACAATGCCAGATGGTGGAAGTTGCCAAGGCAATGATGGCTGACGCCTGGCTGATTGTGATGGATGAACCGACCAGTGCGTTAACTAACCCTGAACGCGATCAACTCTATTTACTGATTGATCGACTGCTGAAAAGAAACTGCTGCGTCCTCTATATCTCGCACAAAATGCAGGAAATTTATACCCTGGCCAGCCGTGCGGTGGTGTTGCGTGACGGGCAAAAAGTGGGCGAGGCCCCTTTACCTAAAACCTCAGAATCTGAGCTGATCAATATGATGGTTGGACGCGATATCGGCAATGTTTTCCCATGGCATGAAACTGTGCCGGGAGAGGCATTGCTTGAGGTGAAAGACCTGTCTGCGGGTGGCTTGCTACAAAATATCAACCTCACCGTTCGTCATGGTGAGCTGGTGGCATTAACCGGCTTGATGGGCAGTGGTCGTACTGAACTGATGCGGTGTATCGCCGGGCTTGGTCACTTTAATCACGGCTCTATCACGCTTGATGCCCAGAAGATGACGTCCGGACATGCCCGCCGCGCCAGCCAGTTAGGCGTCGCTTATGTGCCGGAGGACCGTCACAAAGAGGGCTTTATTGGCAGTATGTCACTGAAAGATAACATTTCCTTACGCTGGATTTTGCATAACAGCTTTGTCGGCATCCTGCGCAGACAAGCCATTGCCAAATTAGCAAAAAATATCATTACGCAATTGGGTGTGCGCCCATCCAATCCCGAAAACCTTGTTGCCAGTTTGTCCGGTGGTAATCAACAAAAAATTGTCATCGGTAAATGGCTGGCAACCCGTCCCCGGTTACTCCTGCTCGACGAACCAACCAACGGTGTTGATGTCGGCGCGAAATTTGAAATTCACAATTTAATTGCCGAATTGAAACAGCAGGGCATGGGCATTTTGATGGTTTCCAGCGAACTGCCGGAAGCTTTGGGTGTAGCCGACAGAATAATCGTTCTTAGCAAAGGGCGCATTGCCGGGGAATTACCCCGTGGGGCTACAGAAGAACAGGTGATGAGTCTGGCCTTTAAATATGTTTAA